One region of Streptomyces sp. CG4 genomic DNA includes:
- a CDS encoding helix-turn-helix domain-containing protein, translating to MGLSNVGAALRTRLPELGERMAERIRAEVESYADDSLTPFASLRESCADNADLLLGRFADGAEPDVKAAQQTGRLRAEQGVPLADTLHAYRVGFELFWSEVVDEARRHPEVTDAELVAGSSEIWALFGRYAEAVAAAYREASAELALQREARRSALAEALFTGALADRTTPWEAARQLGLPERGPYAVVAASVPDPGQEPLSGIEAALRRSGVASVWRLLPDEQIGLVSLGHRDAETVSLRALRRRRARVGVSPRFDSLRDTPQALRFARLALAGLPGDGPGLTRFDDSPLAMLVAAAPAEASRLVEVSLGPLLALPEAERARLLQTLGHWFASGGVAAGAAERLFVHPNTVRYRLRRIEELTGRALTDPIALADLGAALYALRLLPS from the coding sequence ATGGGTCTGTCGAATGTGGGCGCCGCCCTGCGTACGCGCCTTCCGGAGCTGGGCGAGCGGATGGCCGAGCGCATCCGCGCGGAGGTCGAGTCGTACGCGGACGACTCGCTCACCCCCTTCGCGTCGCTGCGGGAGTCCTGCGCGGACAACGCGGATCTGCTCCTGGGGCGTTTCGCGGACGGAGCCGAACCGGACGTGAAGGCCGCTCAGCAGACCGGACGGCTCCGCGCCGAGCAGGGTGTGCCGCTCGCGGACACCCTGCACGCCTACCGGGTCGGTTTCGAGCTGTTCTGGTCGGAGGTGGTCGACGAGGCGCGCAGACATCCGGAGGTGACGGATGCCGAGCTGGTAGCCGGTTCCTCGGAGATCTGGGCCCTGTTCGGCCGGTACGCGGAGGCGGTGGCGGCCGCCTATCGCGAGGCGAGCGCGGAGCTGGCGCTGCAGCGCGAGGCCCGTCGCTCGGCGCTGGCCGAGGCCCTGTTCACGGGCGCCCTCGCAGATCGTACGACACCGTGGGAGGCGGCCCGGCAGCTCGGTCTGCCCGAGCGCGGCCCGTACGCGGTGGTGGCGGCGTCGGTGCCGGATCCCGGCCAGGAGCCACTGTCCGGTATCGAGGCGGCGCTGCGCCGCTCGGGGGTGGCGTCGGTGTGGCGACTGCTGCCGGACGAGCAGATCGGGCTGGTCTCGCTCGGGCACCGGGACGCGGAGACGGTGAGCCTGCGGGCGCTGCGCCGCCGGCGCGCCCGGGTCGGCGTCAGTCCCCGGTTCGACTCGCTGCGGGACACCCCGCAGGCGCTCCGGTTCGCCCGGCTGGCCCTGGCCGGGCTGCCCGGCGACGGGCCGGGCCTCACCCGGTTCGACGACAGCCCGCTGGCGATGCTGGTCGCGGCGGCCCCGGCGGAGGCGAGCCGGCTGGTCGAGGTCTCCCTCGGGCCCCTCCTCGCGCTGCCCGAGGCGGAACGCGCCCGGCTGCTGCAGACCCTCGGCCACTGGTTCGCCTCGGGCGGGGTGGCCGCCGGGGCCGCGGAGCGGCTCTTCGTCCACCCCAACACCGTGCGCTACCGGCTGCGCCGCATCGAGGAGTTGACGGGGCGGGCACTCACCGACCCGATCGCCCTCGCCGACCTGGGCGCGGCCTTGTACGCCCTGCGCCTGCTGCCTTCCTGA
- a CDS encoding amidohydrolase family protein: protein MDFGNVDRRRFLGTAAAGLVAGASARAAAAVEVPEASGAQVSHAGRFLDYTRMTGGSVTGCRADGALIAEVQGVLWRVPHDGGSAVQVTGWELEATRPALSPDGKTLAVCGYRGGGFHLWTLRPDGGGLRQVTDGPWDDRGVAWSPDGTRLAFSSERGGDATAGSSYGLWVLDLADGRPHRVTGGDHEDFDPAWSADGRSLVCVRAAHTPGGGNDGGLSLVRVPVTGGPAEVLHTVASGRLVGPSVSPSGRLAYVHLTGSGTPGLPADAARLMVDGEIVTADEDLAAAPPCWLGENELLYVGDGRIRVRSPAGSTMREVPFTARMPVPDPSERRPRRPLAPERPAPVLGLHRPVLSPDGRSVAFVALNALWLMPVGGTPRKLLQAADVHLLQMPAWAPDGRSLLYCTDQDGLVAVRRHRLDGGADEPLTDGGRLYPALSPDGTRLACLDVTGNLLVRTLATGAEEQFAKPLATDGPPGAPTWSPDGRYVAFCDRNRLNQRFREGYNLIRVIDTRTGGERRHLPAEHQSLSDRVASGPVWSPDGRWMALVAESALWLLPVTADGTPAGPARRLTDEPADHPSWSAESDALLYLSDGRLRRVSLSTARTHTLPLRLTTGRGTSGSAEPLRIHAGQLWDGTGAPPRHDVDILVTGKRITAVEPHRARRPGHRTVDASDRTVVPGLFDSHTHPYAATYGARQSLTALAYGITTTACLGSPLYEAVRLREAAGSGQLLGPRQLACAELIDGARTAYSMGRAHRTRGGVRRTFRRAAALDVDFVKTYVRAPGEVMAEAAEVARALGVPSGSHLCAPGRAAGQSLTTHLQATQRLEFGHATTPLGRIGQDLVQQYADGSFALIITPFSAQILLAADPRLANDPRVTRLMPPWDVAVVRNHAGTAPTEAQQRALATEMADYRRLTTQGARIALGTDAPLVPVGLSLHLALRALHAHGFTPAEVLHSATTVPARLFGLDADLGTVEEGRIADLTLVDGDPFSDFDTLVDIPVVVREGIPHEQADLTSAHGSDRSDRSGAHEPPPGMTWLDVADHLRRGSCCHLGTDGG from the coding sequence ATGGACTTCGGCAACGTCGATCGGCGGCGGTTTCTCGGGACGGCGGCGGCAGGGCTGGTCGCCGGCGCCTCCGCGCGGGCGGCGGCGGCCGTGGAGGTGCCGGAGGCATCCGGTGCGCAGGTCAGCCACGCCGGGCGGTTCCTCGACTACACCCGGATGACCGGGGGTTCGGTGACCGGCTGCCGAGCGGACGGCGCGTTGATCGCCGAGGTGCAGGGGGTGCTGTGGCGCGTGCCCCATGACGGGGGAAGCGCCGTGCAGGTGACGGGCTGGGAGCTGGAGGCGACCCGACCCGCCCTGTCCCCGGACGGGAAGACACTGGCCGTGTGCGGCTATCGCGGGGGCGGCTTCCATCTGTGGACGCTGCGCCCGGACGGCGGCGGACTGCGGCAGGTGACGGACGGGCCCTGGGACGACCGCGGGGTCGCCTGGTCACCGGACGGCACCCGGCTGGCCTTCTCCTCGGAACGCGGCGGCGACGCCACCGCCGGTTCCTCCTACGGGCTGTGGGTGCTGGACCTGGCCGACGGCCGGCCGCACCGGGTCACCGGCGGGGACCACGAGGACTTCGATCCGGCCTGGTCGGCCGACGGGCGGTCGCTGGTGTGCGTACGCGCCGCCCACACCCCGGGCGGCGGGAACGACGGCGGGCTGTCGCTGGTCCGGGTACCGGTCACGGGCGGCCCGGCGGAGGTGCTGCACACGGTGGCCTCGGGCCGGCTGGTGGGCCCGTCCGTGTCGCCCTCGGGGCGCCTCGCGTATGTGCATCTGACGGGCTCGGGCACCCCCGGGCTACCGGCCGACGCGGCGCGGCTGATGGTCGACGGGGAGATCGTCACGGCGGACGAGGACCTGGCGGCCGCGCCGCCGTGCTGGCTGGGCGAGAACGAGCTGCTCTACGTCGGCGACGGCCGGATCCGCGTCCGCTCGCCGGCCGGCTCCACCATGCGGGAGGTGCCCTTCACCGCACGGATGCCGGTGCCCGATCCGTCCGAGCGGCGGCCACGGCGTCCGCTCGCCCCGGAGCGGCCGGCTCCGGTGCTCGGGCTGCACCGGCCGGTCCTGTCCCCCGACGGGCGCAGTGTGGCCTTCGTGGCGCTGAACGCCCTGTGGCTGATGCCGGTCGGCGGCACACCGCGCAAGCTGCTCCAGGCAGCCGACGTCCACCTGCTGCAGATGCCCGCGTGGGCGCCGGACGGGCGCAGCCTGCTGTACTGCACGGACCAGGACGGGCTGGTGGCCGTACGCCGTCACCGGCTGGACGGCGGCGCCGACGAGCCGTTGACCGACGGCGGGCGGCTGTATCCCGCGCTGTCGCCGGACGGTACCCGCCTGGCCTGCCTGGACGTGACCGGGAACCTGCTGGTGCGCACCCTGGCCACGGGCGCCGAGGAGCAGTTCGCCAAGCCGCTGGCCACCGACGGGCCGCCCGGCGCGCCCACCTGGTCGCCCGACGGCCGGTACGTCGCCTTCTGCGACCGCAACCGGCTCAACCAGCGCTTCCGCGAGGGATACAACCTCATCCGGGTCATCGACACCCGCACCGGCGGCGAACGCCGTCATCTGCCCGCCGAGCACCAGTCGTTGTCCGACCGGGTCGCCTCCGGGCCCGTCTGGTCGCCCGACGGCCGCTGGATGGCGCTGGTGGCCGAGTCGGCGCTCTGGCTGCTGCCGGTGACGGCGGACGGCACCCCGGCCGGTCCCGCACGCCGGCTCACCGACGAACCGGCCGACCATCCCAGCTGGTCGGCGGAGTCCGACGCCCTCCTCTACCTGTCCGACGGCCGCCTTCGCCGCGTCTCCCTCAGCACCGCACGGACGCACACCCTCCCGCTCCGCCTGACCACCGGGCGAGGTACGAGCGGTTCCGCCGAGCCGCTGCGGATCCACGCCGGGCAGCTGTGGGACGGCACCGGCGCGCCGCCGCGGCACGACGTCGACATCCTCGTCACCGGCAAACGGATCACCGCCGTCGAACCGCACCGCGCCCGCCGCCCCGGACACCGCACCGTCGACGCCTCGGACCGCACTGTCGTCCCCGGTCTCTTCGACAGCCACACCCACCCGTATGCGGCCACCTACGGCGCCCGGCAGAGTCTCACCGCGCTCGCGTACGGCATCACGACCACGGCCTGTCTGGGCAGTCCGCTGTACGAGGCGGTCCGGCTCCGCGAGGCGGCCGGCTCCGGGCAGTTGCTCGGCCCGCGGCAGCTCGCCTGCGCCGAACTCATCGACGGCGCGCGCACCGCGTACAGCATGGGCCGCGCCCACCGCACCCGCGGCGGTGTTCGGCGCACGTTCCGGCGCGCCGCGGCCCTGGACGTCGACTTCGTGAAGACGTATGTGCGGGCCCCGGGCGAGGTCATGGCCGAGGCCGCCGAGGTCGCCCGGGCGCTCGGCGTGCCCAGCGGCAGCCATCTGTGCGCTCCCGGCCGGGCGGCGGGCCAGAGCCTGACCACCCATCTGCAGGCCACCCAGCGCCTGGAGTTCGGGCATGCCACCACCCCGCTCGGCCGCATCGGCCAGGATCTGGTGCAGCAGTACGCCGACGGCTCCTTCGCGTTGATCATCACACCGTTCTCGGCGCAGATCCTGCTCGCCGCCGACCCTCGGCTGGCTAACGATCCGCGCGTGACGCGCCTGATGCCGCCCTGGGACGTCGCCGTCGTACGCAACCACGCCGGGACCGCGCCCACCGAGGCCCAACAGCGGGCCCTCGCCACCGAGATGGCCGACTACCGGCGCCTCACGACGCAGGGTGCCCGCATCGCGCTGGGCACCGACGCGCCGCTGGTCCCCGTCGGCCTCTCCCTGCATCTGGCGCTGCGCGCCCTGCACGCCCACGGCTTCACACCCGCCGAGGTTCTGCACAGCGCGACCACCGTGCCGGCCCGCCTCTTCGGTCTCGACGCGGATCTCGGCACGGTGGAGGAGGGCAGGATCGCCGACTTGACGCTCGTCGACGGCGATCCGTTCTCCGACTTCGACACCCTCGTCGACATCCCGGTCGTGGTGCGCGAGGGAATCCCGCACGAGCAGGCCGACTTGACGTCCGCGCACGGCTCCGACCGGTCCGACCGGTCCGGTGCGCATGAGCCTCCGCCCGGGATGACCTGGCTCGACGTGGCCGATCACCTCCGCCGGGGATCGTGCTGCCACCTCGGCACGGACGGCGGATAG
- a CDS encoding DNA-binding protein, which produces MSSTTDRTDPFTPPQPEQARAQRVYASLLRIAERHAATDEQRRRQTHPSVLAPHEAVRLVAFLLSGAALAEDGEPEVDHADITAALSLVPLMRAEMDELEAGLLQMARGRGMTWPDIAFGLGLGTPQAARQRYERLAGRTAVDDADAGAGAGAETG; this is translated from the coding sequence ATGTCATCGACCACTGACCGCACCGATCCCTTCACGCCCCCGCAGCCGGAGCAGGCGCGCGCCCAACGGGTGTACGCCTCGCTGCTGCGCATCGCCGAGCGGCATGCCGCGACGGACGAGCAGCGGCGCCGGCAGACACACCCGTCGGTCCTCGCGCCGCACGAGGCCGTCCGGCTCGTGGCCTTCCTGCTCAGCGGGGCCGCGCTGGCGGAGGACGGCGAACCGGAGGTGGACCACGCCGACATCACGGCCGCGCTGAGCCTCGTTCCACTGATGCGGGCGGAGATGGACGAACTGGAGGCCGGGCTCCTGCAGATGGCGCGGGGCCGGGGCATGACCTGGCCCGACATCGCCTTCGGCCTCGGCCTCGGCACTCCGCAGGCCGCCCGCCAGCGCTACGAACGACTCGCCGGCCGTACCGCTGTCGACGACGCGGACGCCGGGGCCGGGGCGGGGGCCGAGACCGGCTGA
- a CDS encoding beta-L-arabinofuranosidase domain-containing protein: MTPPLGRRSFLGAAGAAAAALTVTDATVARSAPHRAGSPHQQAARVTPFPLTAVTLLAGPFQDNQRRNTAYLRFVDIDRLLHTFRRNVGLPSTAQPCGGWEAPTVELRGHSTGHLLSGLALTYANTGDTGLRDKGRRLVAALAACQAASPSAGYGKGYLSAFPESFFDRLEAGTGVWAPYYTLHKIMAGLVEQYRLAGNDQALDVLLQLGEWVDTRTGKLSYAQMQRVLETEFGGMNDVLADLHALTGDAVWLDVAQRFTHARVFDPLAAGEDRLAGLHANTQIPKMVGALRLWQEGLPDRYRTIAANFWQIVTAHHSYVIGGNSNGEAFHEPDVVAGQLSNRTCENCNSYNMLKLTRLLHCEDPDRADLLDSYERTLFNQMLGEQDPGSAHGFNIYYTGLGPGSFKQQPSFMGTDPNAYSTDYDNFSCDHGTGMETHAKFADTIYTHDERRLLVNLFIPSEVRWQEQGITWRQSTRLPDSASTVLTVTAGSAHHELLVRIPGWASGARVKLNGRALPDRPAAGSRLSLDRAWQTGDRVEVTLPMRTTVAAAPDDPDVQAVLHGPVVLAGAYGSTASSWMPRLDTTSVRQASADPLRFTATADDETVTLLPIARVHHQHYTVYWLTGRPPSPPPQFAAWHRFDETSGSSAADATGNGRTATLTGGAAWAQGHIGGAVTLDGTDGHVALAEDLLAGASAYSVATWVNLTGQPATWSRIFDLGTGVSANMFLTPLSDAGTLRYAITTSGGGAEQRIDTAPLPTDRWVHVTVTYGSGTAVLYADGHEVGRNTAVTVEPRYFGNHIRSAYIGRSQYPDPYLKAAVDDFRVYGRTLTAAEVAALAQGS, from the coding sequence GTGACCCCACCCCTTGGCAGACGGTCCTTCCTCGGCGCTGCCGGCGCGGCCGCGGCGGCCCTGACGGTGACGGACGCGACCGTCGCCCGGTCGGCACCGCACCGCGCCGGTTCGCCTCACCAACAGGCCGCCCGGGTAACCCCGTTCCCGTTGACCGCGGTGACCCTGCTGGCCGGACCGTTCCAGGACAACCAGCGCCGCAACACCGCCTACCTGCGCTTCGTCGACATCGACCGACTGCTGCACACCTTCCGCCGCAACGTCGGCCTGCCCAGCACCGCCCAGCCCTGCGGCGGCTGGGAGGCGCCGACCGTCGAGTTGCGCGGGCACTCCACCGGCCATCTGCTCTCCGGTCTCGCGCTCACCTACGCCAACACGGGCGACACCGGGTTGCGCGACAAGGGCCGCCGGCTCGTCGCCGCCCTGGCCGCCTGCCAGGCCGCGTCGCCGTCGGCGGGCTACGGCAAGGGCTACCTCTCGGCCTTCCCGGAGAGCTTCTTCGACCGGCTGGAAGCCGGAACGGGTGTCTGGGCGCCGTACTACACGCTGCACAAGATCATGGCAGGACTGGTCGAGCAGTACCGGCTGGCCGGGAATGACCAGGCCCTCGATGTGCTGCTCCAGCTCGGCGAGTGGGTCGACACCCGTACGGGAAAACTGAGTTACGCGCAGATGCAGCGGGTGCTGGAGACCGAGTTCGGCGGTATGAACGACGTCCTCGCCGATCTGCACGCGCTCACCGGCGACGCCGTCTGGCTGGACGTCGCCCAACGCTTCACCCACGCCCGGGTCTTCGATCCGCTGGCCGCCGGCGAGGACCGGCTGGCGGGGCTGCACGCCAACACGCAGATACCGAAGATGGTGGGCGCGCTGCGGCTGTGGCAGGAGGGCCTACCCGACCGCTACCGCACCATCGCCGCGAACTTCTGGCAGATCGTCACCGCCCACCACTCGTACGTCATCGGCGGCAACAGCAACGGCGAGGCCTTCCACGAACCGGACGTCGTCGCGGGCCAGTTGTCCAACCGCACCTGCGAGAACTGCAACAGCTACAACATGCTGAAGCTGACCAGGCTGCTGCACTGCGAGGATCCGGACCGCGCGGACCTGCTCGACTCCTACGAACGCACCCTGTTCAACCAGATGCTCGGCGAGCAGGACCCCGGCTCCGCGCACGGCTTCAACATCTACTACACGGGCCTCGGCCCCGGCTCCTTCAAGCAGCAGCCGTCCTTCATGGGCACCGACCCGAACGCCTACTCCACGGACTACGACAACTTCTCCTGCGACCACGGCACCGGCATGGAGACCCACGCGAAGTTCGCGGACACGATCTACACGCACGACGAACGGCGCCTGCTGGTCAACCTGTTCATCCCGTCCGAGGTGCGCTGGCAGGAGCAGGGGATCACCTGGCGGCAGTCCACCCGACTGCCCGACTCCGCCTCGACCGTGCTCACCGTCACGGCCGGGAGCGCGCACCACGAGCTCCTGGTCCGCATCCCCGGCTGGGCCTCGGGCGCCCGCGTCAAGCTGAACGGCCGTGCACTGCCGGACCGTCCGGCCGCGGGCAGCCGGCTGAGCCTCGACCGGGCCTGGCAGACCGGTGACCGGGTCGAGGTGACCCTGCCGATGCGTACGACCGTGGCGGCGGCCCCCGACGACCCGGACGTACAGGCCGTGCTGCACGGTCCCGTGGTGCTGGCCGGGGCGTACGGCTCCACGGCGAGCAGCTGGATGCCCCGCCTGGACACCACGTCGGTCCGGCAGGCATCGGCCGATCCGCTGCGGTTCACCGCGACCGCCGACGACGAGACGGTCACGCTGCTGCCCATCGCCCGCGTCCACCACCAGCACTACACCGTGTACTGGCTGACCGGCCGACCCCCGTCCCCGCCACCGCAGTTCGCCGCCTGGCATCGCTTCGACGAGACGTCCGGCAGCTCGGCCGCCGACGCCACCGGCAACGGCAGGACGGCGACACTGACGGGCGGGGCCGCCTGGGCCCAGGGGCACATCGGCGGAGCCGTGACCCTCGACGGCACGGACGGGCATGTCGCGCTCGCCGAGGACCTGCTGGCGGGGGCGTCCGCCTACTCGGTGGCGACCTGGGTGAACCTGACCGGACAGCCGGCCACCTGGAGCCGGATCTTCGACCTCGGGACCGGGGTGAGCGCCAACATGTTCCTCACCCCGCTGAGCGACGCGGGGACCCTGCGCTACGCGATCACCACGAGCGGCGGAGGAGCGGAGCAGCGCATCGACACCGCTCCACTGCCGACGGACCGCTGGGTCCATGTGACCGTCACCTACGGCTCCGGCACCGCCGTGCTGTACGCCGACGGCCACGAGGTGGGCCGGAACACGGCCGTCACCGTCGAACCCCGGTACTTCGGCAACCACATCCGGTCCGCGTACATCGGCAGGTCCCAGTACCCGGACCCCTATCTGAAGGCGGCGGTCGACGACTTCCGGGTCTACGGCAGGACGCTCACCGCCGCCGAGGTCGCGGCTCTGGCCCAGGGTTCCTAG
- a CDS encoding class I SAM-dependent methyltransferase, which translates to MEQQNIWDAATARRYDTPGAGMFAPEVLEPAVTRLAELADGGAALEFAIGTGRIAVPLAERGVPVTGIELSEPMVEQLRTKADEAAIPVVVGDMATASAPGTYHLVYLVYNTISNLLTQAEQVECFRNAARHLAPGGRFVIELWVPELRTLPPGTSATVWQSDATYIGLDTYDVLTQRVVSHHFHFDGTEEARLYRSPHRYIWPAELDLMAQLTGFERESRHADWAGTEFTADSRSHVSVYRLPAAR; encoded by the coding sequence ATGGAGCAACAGAACATCTGGGATGCGGCCACCGCCCGGCGCTACGACACGCCCGGCGCCGGCATGTTCGCGCCGGAGGTCCTGGAGCCCGCGGTGACGCGCCTCGCCGAGCTGGCGGACGGCGGCGCGGCACTGGAGTTCGCGATCGGGACCGGCCGGATCGCCGTCCCCCTCGCCGAGCGCGGCGTCCCCGTCACCGGTATCGAGCTGTCCGAGCCGATGGTGGAGCAACTGCGGACCAAGGCCGACGAAGCAGCGATCCCCGTGGTCGTCGGCGACATGGCGACGGCTTCCGCCCCGGGGACCTACCACCTCGTCTACCTCGTCTACAACACGATCTCCAACCTCCTCACCCAGGCCGAGCAGGTCGAGTGCTTCCGCAACGCCGCCCGCCACCTCGCGCCCGGCGGCCGGTTCGTGATCGAGCTGTGGGTGCCCGAGCTGCGCACGCTGCCCCCGGGCACGTCGGCCACCGTGTGGCAGAGCGACGCCACATACATCGGGCTGGACACCTACGACGTCCTCACCCAGCGGGTCGTCTCGCACCACTTCCACTTCGACGGGACCGAGGAGGCCCGGCTGTACCGCAGTCCGCACCGCTACATCTGGCCCGCCGAACTCGATCTCATGGCCCAACTGACCGGATTCGAGCGGGAGTCCAGGCACGCGGACTGGGCGGGCACCGAGTTCACCGCCGACTCCCGCTCCCATGTCTCGGTGTACCGGCTGCCGGCGGCACGGTAG
- a CDS encoding long-chain fatty acid--CoA ligase, giving the protein MANLAEFLVDTARRAPDSPALRLGTATTTYAELDRLSAQAAALLRTEGLRTGDRVALMLPNVPEFVVLYYAVLRAGGIVVPMNPLLKERETAYHLRDSGAVLLFEWHRAPGEGAAGAAAAGVRHLAVEPAAFTVELACLEPQFQVTAAAGDDIAVLLYTSGTTGRPKGAALTHAGLRHNTEVNVTEVQRLTSDDVIVGCLPLFHIFGQTCTMNVAVYSGASLTLVPRFEPGAVLDAIARDRATVFEGVPTMYAALLQHPGAADTDVSSLRMCISGGASLPVEILHGFERRFGCMVLEGFGMSETSPVVSFNHPDRPRKPGSVGTPIRDVEVRLLDDNGRDVAPGEVGELAVRGPNLMKGYWHRPEETAATVPDGWLRTGDMARRDEDGYLYIVDRKKDLIIRGGYNVYPREIEEVLHEHPAVALAAVLGVPDERLGEEVAAAVVLRPGAEADTEELREFVRDRVAAYKYPRRLWLTDALPMGPSGKILKREISAPLS; this is encoded by the coding sequence ATGGCCAATCTGGCGGAATTCCTGGTGGACACTGCGCGGCGCGCGCCCGACAGTCCGGCGCTGCGCCTGGGGACGGCGACCACCACCTATGCCGAGCTGGACCGGCTTTCCGCCCAGGCCGCCGCGCTGCTGCGCACCGAGGGCCTGCGCACCGGCGACCGGGTCGCCCTGATGCTCCCGAACGTGCCCGAGTTCGTCGTCCTGTACTACGCCGTCCTGCGCGCCGGCGGCATCGTCGTACCGATGAACCCGCTGCTGAAGGAGCGTGAAACCGCGTACCACCTGCGGGACTCCGGCGCCGTCCTGCTCTTCGAGTGGCATCGGGCACCCGGCGAGGGCGCCGCGGGCGCGGCCGCCGCCGGGGTCCGGCACCTGGCGGTCGAACCGGCCGCCTTCACCGTCGAACTGGCGTGCCTGGAGCCGCAGTTCCAGGTGACCGCCGCGGCCGGGGACGACATCGCCGTCCTGCTGTACACGTCGGGCACCACCGGCCGCCCCAAGGGCGCCGCGCTCACCCACGCCGGGCTCCGCCACAACACCGAGGTCAACGTCACCGAGGTCCAGCGGCTCACCTCCGACGACGTGATCGTCGGCTGTCTGCCGCTGTTCCACATCTTCGGGCAGACCTGCACCATGAACGTCGCCGTGTACAGCGGGGCGTCGCTGACCCTCGTCCCCCGTTTCGAGCCGGGTGCGGTGCTCGACGCCATCGCCCGGGACCGGGCCACCGTCTTCGAGGGCGTGCCCACCATGTACGCGGCGCTGCTCCAGCACCCGGGCGCCGCCGACACCGACGTGTCCAGCCTGCGCATGTGCATCTCGGGCGGCGCCTCCCTGCCGGTCGAGATCCTGCATGGGTTCGAGCGGCGCTTCGGCTGCATGGTGCTGGAGGGCTTCGGCATGTCCGAGACCAGCCCGGTCGTCTCTTTCAACCACCCCGACCGCCCCCGCAAACCCGGATCCGTGGGCACCCCCATCCGCGACGTCGAGGTCCGGCTGCTCGACGACAACGGCCGGGACGTCGCTCCGGGCGAGGTGGGTGAACTGGCCGTGCGCGGGCCCAACTTGATGAAGGGGTACTGGCACCGTCCCGAGGAGACCGCCGCTACCGTCCCCGACGGCTGGCTGCGCACCGGCGACATGGCGCGCCGGGACGAGGACGGCTATCTGTACATCGTCGACCGGAAGAAGGACCTCATCATCCGCGGCGGCTACAACGTCTACCCGCGCGAGATCGAGGAGGTGCTGCACGAGCATCCCGCCGTCGCCCTCGCCGCGGTCCTCGGCGTGCCCGACGAGCGGCTCGGCGAGGAGGTGGCGGCCGCGGTCGTCCTGCGCCCGGGAGCCGAGGCGGACACCGAGGAGCTGCGGGAGTTCGTCCGGGACCGGGTCGCTGCCTACAAGTACCCGCGCCGGCTCTGGCTGACGGACGCACTGCCCATGGGCCCCAGCGGCAAGATCCTCAAGCGGGAGATCAGCGCGCCGCTGTCCTGA